A stretch of bacterium DNA encodes these proteins:
- a CDS encoding C10 family peptidase, which yields MKRLLLVSLLSLLVLSPMFAAPVDRETAETAAVHFMLRHNDGTAVDYRVDDVHLYMHEGFTACYIVNLQPAGVVIVSGDDLAVPVLMYSGNGHYDGSALPPALENMLITVAKDLRAAIEAQLEQPAKTAELWEDLLEDDTQRSAYFGGGNSIMSVSPMLSTTWNQTFPYNKDCPTTATGGSGGHVYTGCVATAMAQVMKFWNFPTTGVGSHSYTHATYGLQSANFGNTTYAWSSMPNSVSGSSSTTAKNAIGTLMYHCGVSVEMDYGPSGSASSIFYSYQVMPVFFRYKSSISYRSRSNYSNSSWLGMLTAELNGGRPVLYRGSQLNGSGGHAFVVDGFTGSDYFHMNFGWGGYLDGYFYLDNITPGSNSFNYHQAMVIGIEPDASPPPSPVSPTNLSSNLCTSPTFTWSAASGANSYRLQVATDQNFNSTVYDNASLTGTSAQVSGLSPATTYYWRMNATGSSGTSVWTSTWNFTTVNASISASGPTSFCDGGSVQLSTTTVSGAAYMWTLDGVPVQGANLPVLTAMQDGDYRVQISIGGCNTLSAPQTVNVYPMPTAEILPLQNTAICAGGSMLLFAQQGTGYSYQWSKDGQDIPGATTSSFAATESGTYAVTTSANGCSSSSTSIAITVYPIDPVDLVWTGAVDDDWQTSGNWDNPCAIPTAGDNVTIPASCTPPASIPASTLQNLTIENAAGVDLSGNLLIAGTLTLTDGSITLGDNDLTIGVSGEIVGGSAGSNIITDGTGVLRQLDIGSTGRFRQILYPVANAAGDYIPCYILNTASLNDFAVRVTDEVLDGGVLGSPLTQGVVQSTWLITGGSGSTNCNLSFAWPSTAEASGFDRSSCFISTNDNGQNWNALHTPTTAQGGDPYTMGINGVQSLSALGTPFAIGSTPVLYPVELLSFNADVHDGTVLLHWATASETNNHGFMIERSKGNEWQTLGFVPSRSLDGEGRKYSWTDTQAGSGMLRYRLRQIDLDGSANYSPVITVQSARTLPTTLSPVAPQPARSGDVLRIQLQSGSDAHYRLVLFDLLGRPVATVLDDNLNAGAVRQLSINTTAMHPGTYFLQLQGGGTTLLRRISLTR from the coding sequence ATGAAACGACTTCTCCTCGTCAGTCTCCTTTCCCTCCTTGTTCTTTCCCCCATGTTCGCTGCACCGGTTGATCGCGAAACTGCGGAAACCGCTGCGGTGCACTTCATGCTGCGCCACAACGACGGCACCGCGGTCGACTACCGCGTAGACGATGTGCACTTATACATGCATGAAGGATTCACAGCCTGTTACATCGTTAATCTCCAGCCTGCGGGCGTGGTAATCGTCAGCGGTGACGATCTCGCCGTTCCTGTCCTCATGTACAGCGGCAATGGCCACTATGACGGCAGCGCTCTGCCTCCCGCCCTGGAAAACATGCTCATCACCGTAGCGAAGGATTTGCGTGCGGCTATCGAAGCACAGCTCGAGCAACCTGCAAAGACCGCCGAGCTGTGGGAAGATCTGCTCGAGGACGATACGCAGCGCTCGGCGTATTTCGGAGGCGGCAACAGCATCATGTCCGTTTCCCCGATGCTGTCAACGACATGGAATCAGACCTTTCCTTACAATAAGGATTGTCCCACCACCGCCACGGGCGGCAGCGGGGGACATGTGTACACGGGCTGCGTCGCAACAGCGATGGCGCAGGTCATGAAATTCTGGAATTTCCCGACAACAGGTGTGGGATCACACAGCTACACGCATGCGACGTATGGACTGCAGTCCGCCAACTTCGGCAACACCACCTATGCCTGGTCTTCGATGCCGAACAGCGTCAGCGGATCGAGCAGCACCACCGCGAAGAATGCAATCGGTACGCTGATGTATCATTGCGGCGTGAGCGTGGAAATGGACTACGGTCCTTCTGGCTCCGCTTCCTCGATATTCTATTCCTACCAGGTCATGCCGGTGTTCTTCCGCTACAAGAGCAGCATCTCGTATCGCAGCCGCAGCAACTATTCGAATTCCAGCTGGCTTGGCATGCTCACGGCAGAGCTCAATGGCGGACGTCCCGTGCTCTACCGCGGATCGCAGCTCAACGGATCGGGCGGACACGCATTTGTGGTCGACGGCTTTACCGGCAGTGATTATTTCCACATGAATTTCGGCTGGGGCGGATATCTCGACGGATATTTCTATCTCGACAACATCACGCCCGGTTCCAATTCCTTCAACTATCACCAGGCCATGGTGATCGGCATCGAACCCGACGCGAGTCCCCCTCCTTCGCCCGTTTCCCCCACAAACCTGAGCAGCAATCTCTGCACTTCTCCCACATTCACATGGTCGGCCGCAAGCGGCGCCAACAGCTATCGCCTGCAGGTTGCGACGGATCAGAACTTCAACAGTACCGTCTATGACAACGCCTCGCTCACGGGTACGAGCGCACAGGTTTCGGGACTCTCTCCAGCCACGACGTATTACTGGCGTATGAACGCCACGGGATCGTCAGGTACCTCAGTGTGGACCAGCACATGGAATTTCACAACGGTCAATGCGTCGATCAGCGCTTCGGGCCCCACCAGCTTCTGTGATGGTGGCAGTGTGCAGCTGAGCACCACGACGGTGAGCGGAGCGGCGTATATGTGGACGCTGGACGGCGTTCCCGTGCAGGGCGCGAATCTGCCGGTGCTCACGGCGATGCAGGATGGCGACTACCGTGTGCAGATTTCCATCGGCGGTTGCAACACGCTTTCCGCTCCGCAGACGGTGAACGTCTATCCCATGCCCACCGCGGAAATCCTGCCCCTGCAGAATACCGCCATCTGCGCAGGCGGCAGCATGCTGCTGTTCGCCCAGCAGGGCACGGGCTACAGCTATCAGTGGAGCAAGGATGGACAGGATATCCCCGGCGCGACGACATCTTCATTCGCGGCTACCGAATCCGGTACCTACGCCGTCACGACGAGCGCGAACGGCTGCAGCAGCAGTTCGACCTCCATCGCCATCACCGTGTATCCTATCGATCCGGTGGACCTGGTATGGACGGGAGCGGTGGATGACGACTGGCAGACCTCAGGAAACTGGGACAATCCCTGTGCCATTCCAACCGCCGGCGACAATGTCACCATCCCCGCCAGCTGCACGCCGCCGGCTTCAATTCCCGCAAGCACGCTGCAGAACCTAACGATTGAAAACGCAGCAGGCGTCGATCTCAGCGGAAACCTGCTCATTGCGGGTACACTGACGCTGACGGACGGCAGCATCACTCTCGGTGACAATGACCTCACCATCGGCGTGAGCGGTGAAATCGTCGGTGGCTCGGCAGGAAGCAATATCATTACCGATGGAACCGGCGTGCTGCGCCAGCTGGATATCGGCAGTACAGGACGCTTCCGCCAGATACTCTATCCCGTCGCAAATGCCGCGGGAGACTACATCCCCTGTTATATCCTGAATACCGCGTCGCTCAACGACTTCGCCGTACGCGTGACGGATGAAGTGCTCGACGGTGGCGTTCTGGGTAGTCCCCTGACGCAGGGTGTGGTGCAGTCGACCTGGCTCATCACCGGCGGCAGCGGTTCGACGAACTGCAACCTTTCCTTCGCCTGGCCATCCACCGCCGAAGCCAGCGGCTTCGACCGCAGCAGCTGTTTCATTTCCACCAACGACAACGGACAAAACTGGAACGCCCTGCATACACCGACTACGGCGCAAGGTGGTGATCCCTACACTATGGGAATCAACGGTGTACAGTCACTCTCCGCGCTCGGTACACCTTTCGCCATTGGCAGCACGCCCGTGCTGTATCCGGTCGAGTTGCTCTCCTTCAATGCGGATGTGCATGACGGGACGGTGCTGCTGCACTGGGCAACGGCGTCTGAAACGAACAATCATGGCTTCATGATCGAGCGCTCCAAGGGCAATGAATGGCAGACGCTCGGCTTCGTGCCCAGTCGTTCGCTGGATGGTGAAGGACGAAAGTACTCGTGGACGGACACACAGGCCGGAAGCGGCATGCTGCGCTATCGTCTCCGTCAGATAGACCTCGATGGCAGCGCGAACTACTCTCCCGTGATTACGGTGCAGTCCGCCCGTACACTGCCGACAACACTTTCCCCCGTCGCACCTCAGCCCGCGCGCAGCGGTGATGTACTTCGTATTCAGCTGCAGAGCGGCAGCGATGCACATTACCGTCTTGTGCTCTTCGATCTGCTCGGTCGTCCCGTCGCCACTGTGCTCGACGACAATCTCAACGCAGGTGCCGTGCGACAGCTGAGTATCAACACCACGGCAATGCATCCCGGAACATACTTCCTGCAGCTGCAGGGTGGCGGCACAACGCTGCTGCGCCGCATCAGCCTGACACGCTGA
- a CDS encoding MFS transporter translates to MSFGFLGIQFGFALQNANVSRIFETLGASVDDIPILWIAAPATGLLVQPIIGYMSDRTWGKLGRRRPYFLTGAILASIALIFMPNAPLLWVAAGMLWVMDASINISMEPFRALVADLLPSEQRTTGFAVQSFFIGTGAIIASALPWVFTNWLGISNTAGAGEIPDSVRFAFYTGAAAFILAVGWTVFRTKEYPPADIEAFERQRGESRGVWTAVREIALSITGMPRTMLQLAVVQFFSWFALFAMWIYTTAAVTQHVYGTSDTTSLLYNEGADWVGVLMAVYNGFAAIMAFVIIWLGKHMSRKTIHAVCLLVGGVGLASFYIVTDPMLLLVSELAIGLAWASILSMPYAILAGSLPPEKMGVYMGIFNFFIVLPQIVAASILGFMVKHLFAGEAIYALLTGGLSMMLAALLVIFVHDPEPR, encoded by the coding sequence ATGAGTTTCGGTTTTCTGGGCATTCAGTTCGGTTTTGCTCTGCAGAATGCAAACGTCAGTCGCATCTTCGAAACGCTCGGCGCAAGCGTCGACGACATTCCGATATTGTGGATTGCCGCACCGGCGACGGGACTCCTCGTACAGCCCATCATCGGATACATGAGTGATCGGACCTGGGGGAAACTCGGACGGAGAAGACCGTACTTTCTCACCGGGGCCATCCTGGCTTCCATCGCGCTAATCTTCATGCCCAATGCGCCGTTACTCTGGGTGGCGGCTGGTATGCTGTGGGTGATGGACGCTTCCATCAATATTTCAATGGAGCCCTTCCGTGCGCTGGTGGCTGATCTGCTTCCCTCCGAGCAGCGTACCACGGGATTTGCCGTGCAAAGCTTCTTTATCGGCACCGGCGCCATCATCGCGTCGGCCCTGCCGTGGGTGTTCACCAACTGGCTGGGCATCAGCAATACCGCCGGTGCGGGGGAAATCCCCGATTCCGTGCGCTTCGCTTTTTATACCGGGGCGGCGGCATTTATCCTCGCCGTGGGATGGACGGTATTCAGAACAAAGGAGTATCCGCCTGCGGACATCGAAGCATTTGAAAGGCAGCGCGGTGAAAGCAGGGGAGTGTGGACAGCCGTGCGCGAGATCGCGCTGTCCATCACCGGCATGCCACGTACCATGCTGCAGCTCGCCGTCGTACAGTTCTTCAGCTGGTTCGCACTTTTCGCCATGTGGATTTACACCACCGCCGCAGTGACACAGCATGTGTACGGCACGAGCGACACCACCTCGCTGCTCTATAATGAAGGGGCCGACTGGGTAGGTGTACTCATGGCCGTCTACAACGGCTTCGCCGCGATCATGGCATTCGTTATCATCTGGCTGGGAAAACACATGAGCCGGAAGACGATTCATGCCGTGTGTCTGCTGGTCGGGGGAGTGGGACTCGCCTCCTTCTACATCGTCACCGATCCCATGCTGCTCCTCGTCTCCGAACTCGCTATCGGACTCGCGTGGGCTTCCATTCTATCAATGCCATACGCCATACTCGCCGGTTCACTGCCGCCGGAAAAAATGGGCGTGTACATGGGCATCTTCAATTTCTTCATCGTTCTTCCCCAGATCGTCGCCGCCTCCATCCTCGGCTTCATGGTCAAGCACCTCTTCGCCGGTGAAGCCATTTACGCTCTCCTCACGGGTGGACTCTCCATGATGCTCGCCGCCCTCCTCGTCATCTTCGTCCACGATCCCGAGCCCCGATAG
- a CDS encoding MFS transporter — protein MLDIQKRLSNSFYALLSLPATAMGFALSIQIAALSWILSTQYGLDIHEIGIVWAAGPLAGIFGQVIIGLISDRVWFWGGRRRPFILIGGVLAALMLIALPNIHHISSALGFDGILGVAITVALTLDLAINISFNPTRSIIADVTPDGNPRTRGYTWMQTISGFFGVAAYAVGATLGNYVLIYAGAVVVLLFSILPPLFIEEEETQEVEDESSDETAATGPQSTNWGQLLRIYFAHAFSWLGIQTMFVYIIAYIQQKLAPGTDFETGQIISISFLILNTVGFVLPVLVLEPLAERMGRVRVHMIAVAIMAVGYLGIVLIGKTVLALYVLMAVAGVGWAAVVSLPFAIMSENVRRERMGFFMGIFNLSVVLPQLVVSLGLGIVIKNAADKNIIFIIAAISLAISAVLWLFVADKRPAAHDAEPASDGKME, from the coding sequence ATGCTCGACATTCAGAAACGGCTCAGCAATTCCTTCTACGCCCTGCTCAGTCTCCCTGCGACGGCAATGGGCTTCGCGCTTTCGATACAGATTGCAGCGCTGAGCTGGATACTGAGTACGCAATACGGACTCGACATTCATGAGATCGGTATTGTCTGGGCAGCGGGTCCCCTCGCCGGCATCTTCGGTCAGGTAATTATCGGACTCATCAGCGACAGGGTCTGGTTCTGGGGCGGTCGCCGGAGGCCGTTCATCCTCATTGGCGGTGTTCTTGCTGCGCTCATGCTCATCGCACTGCCGAACATCCATCACATCAGTTCGGCACTCGGTTTCGACGGCATACTCGGCGTGGCCATCACCGTCGCGCTCACGCTTGATCTCGCCATCAACATCAGTTTCAATCCCACCCGCTCGATCATTGCCGACGTCACTCCCGACGGCAATCCCCGCACCCGCGGATACACCTGGATGCAGACCATCTCCGGATTCTTTGGCGTCGCCGCATACGCCGTCGGTGCAACACTCGGTAACTACGTGCTGATATACGCCGGAGCTGTTGTCGTGCTGCTGTTCTCCATCCTTCCCCCACTGTTTATTGAGGAAGAAGAAACGCAGGAAGTCGAAGACGAGTCGAGTGATGAAACTGCAGCGACTGGTCCGCAGTCCACCAACTGGGGACAGCTGCTGCGTATCTACTTTGCACACGCGTTTTCCTGGCTGGGCATACAGACCATGTTTGTGTACATCATCGCCTACATCCAGCAGAAACTCGCGCCGGGGACGGATTTCGAAACAGGCCAGATCATCAGCATCTCCTTCCTCATCCTCAACACCGTAGGCTTCGTGCTTCCCGTTCTCGTACTCGAGCCCCTCGCAGAACGCATGGGACGCGTCCGCGTGCACATGATTGCCGTCGCCATTATGGCAGTCGGCTACCTGGGCATTGTGCTCATCGGCAAGACCGTACTCGCCCTCTACGTACTTATGGCCGTTGCCGGTGTGGGCTGGGCTGCCGTTGTCAGCCTGCCCTTCGCCATCATGTCCGAGAACGTCCGCCGCGAGCGCATGGGCTTCTTCATGGGCATTTTCAACCTCTCCGTCGTCCTCCCTCAGCTCGTCGTTTCCCTCGGCCTCGGCATCGTCATCAAAAACGCCGCAGACAAGAACATCATCTTCATCATCGCCGCCATCTCGCTCGCCATCTCCGCAGTACTGTGGCTATTCGTCGCCGATAAGCGGCCTGCCGCGCATGATGCAGAGCCCGCCAGCGATGGAAAGATGGAATGA
- a CDS encoding extracellular solute-binding protein produces the protein MRNFSLFFIVLAFCVQPARAQVEIHLWDQMRPDARRVLAARIAEFEQLHPGIRVLELFKETEELRSSFQAAAAFTGGGPELVYGPSDYVGAFESMHIIRPLNDLFPESFLAGFDQKALTRYNGKLYQLGDEIGNHLALGWNRKLFAEAGLDRAPRTLDELIEYGRRLTVDTDGDGVIDQYGLVWNYTEPFFFMPFYTSFGGWVLDENEQPTLDNPAAVKAFEFVRDLRDRYRIIPRESDYEIAESMFLEGRAAMIINGPWSWGRYVDQLGNDFALALLPVNTETGLRCAPLVTTKGYFLNASLEGEKLEAVRTFLRFMLSKETQVQFSHELKTIPSLLAAQADPSVTGDPFIRVSVEMVRVGKASPLIPEMRAVWDAMRPPYQNVLGGNITAPAAAKEMQRLALQKIREMNEGADEHPSALPQFLFNVTVVLLVLLALFLLIRNGVLPLLRNPGSTATTDARFGLLMILPAAVLMFGVVVYPFFYNLVISLSNMSMRTVNDWSIVGFEQYGRVFGIDRFVATLNGEGGSTSAAAGAMFDAEFYGVFIKTLIWTFVNVFFHVVIGVFLAVLLNRRLPGKSLFRILLILPWAVPQYITALTWRGMFNTDSGAINALLGAVFGTAPLPWLTDETLAFAAAIITNIWLGFPFMMVIALGAMQSIPRELYEAAEIDGASPWKQFWNVTVPLLKPVMIPAITLGIVWTFNNINIVWLVTNGGQPADSTHILVSYVYRAAFNLYRYGYAAAFSFVIFLLLAGWSLLFMRRTSATETVY, from the coding sequence ATGCGCAATTTTTCCCTCTTCTTCATAGTTCTTGCGTTCTGCGTGCAACCCGCGCGGGCCCAGGTGGAGATACACCTGTGGGACCAGATGCGTCCCGACGCCCGTCGCGTCCTTGCCGCACGCATCGCGGAATTCGAACAGCTGCATCCCGGCATCCGTGTGCTCGAGCTGTTCAAGGAAACCGAGGAACTGCGCTCTTCCTTCCAGGCTGCAGCGGCGTTTACCGGAGGGGGACCCGAACTGGTATATGGTCCGAGCGACTATGTCGGCGCCTTCGAATCGATGCACATCATTCGTCCCCTCAACGACCTCTTCCCCGAGAGCTTCCTGGCAGGCTTCGATCAGAAAGCCCTCACACGCTACAACGGAAAACTCTACCAGCTTGGCGATGAGATCGGCAATCATCTCGCGCTGGGTTGGAACCGCAAACTCTTCGCTGAGGCGGGGCTTGATCGCGCTCCCCGGACGCTGGACGAACTCATCGAGTACGGACGACGGCTGACCGTGGATACTGATGGAGATGGTGTGATCGATCAGTATGGACTCGTGTGGAATTACACCGAGCCGTTTTTCTTCATGCCGTTCTATACCTCCTTCGGTGGCTGGGTGCTCGATGAAAACGAGCAACCGACACTCGACAATCCCGCCGCCGTAAAGGCATTTGAATTCGTCCGCGATCTTCGCGACCGCTATCGCATCATTCCCCGCGAGAGCGATTATGAGATCGCGGAAAGCATGTTCCTCGAGGGACGCGCGGCGATGATCATCAATGGTCCATGGTCCTGGGGACGCTACGTCGACCAGCTCGGTAACGACTTCGCGCTGGCCCTGCTGCCGGTAAATACGGAGACCGGACTGCGCTGCGCTCCGCTGGTCACCACGAAGGGCTATTTTCTCAACGCCTCACTCGAAGGTGAAAAGCTCGAAGCGGTCCGCACCTTCCTGCGTTTCATGCTATCGAAAGAGACGCAGGTGCAGTTCTCGCACGAACTCAAGACCATACCTTCCCTGCTCGCGGCGCAGGCGGACCCTTCGGTCACGGGTGATCCCTTCATTCGCGTCTCCGTCGAAATGGTGCGCGTGGGCAAAGCCTCACCGCTCATCCCCGAGATGCGCGCGGTATGGGATGCCATGCGTCCCCCGTATCAGAACGTCCTCGGCGGCAACATCACCGCACCTGCAGCCGCGAAGGAAATGCAGCGGCTTGCGCTGCAGAAAATCCGCGAGATGAATGAAGGCGCCGACGAGCATCCTTCCGCCCTGCCGCAATTTCTTTTCAACGTCACGGTCGTACTGCTCGTCCTGCTCGCCCTCTTCCTGCTCATCCGCAACGGCGTGCTTCCCCTGCTGCGCAATCCTGGCAGCACGGCGACCACGGATGCGCGCTTCGGACTGCTGATGATACTGCCCGCCGCCGTACTGATGTTCGGTGTCGTGGTGTATCCGTTCTTCTACAACCTCGTTATTTCCCTCTCCAACATGAGCATGCGTACGGTCAATGACTGGAGCATTGTTGGCTTCGAGCAATACGGACGCGTGTTCGGCATCGATCGCTTTGTTGCAACACTCAACGGCGAGGGTGGCAGCACTTCCGCCGCTGCCGGCGCGATGTTCGATGCGGAGTTTTACGGCGTGTTCATCAAGACGCTAATCTGGACTTTCGTCAACGTCTTCTTTCACGTCGTGATCGGCGTATTCCTCGCCGTGCTTCTCAACCGCCGGCTCCCGGGAAAATCCCTGTTCCGCATATTGCTCATCCTCCCCTGGGCCGTACCGCAGTACATCACCGCACTCACCTGGCGCGGCATGTTCAACACCGACAGTGGTGCCATCAATGCACTGCTCGGAGCGGTATTCGGAACGGCGCCGCTGCCCTGGCTGACGGATGAGACGCTGGCCTTCGCTGCGGCTATCATCACGAATATCTGGCTGGGCTTCCCCTTCATGATGGTGATCGCGCTTGGAGCAATGCAGTCCATTCCCCGCGAGCTGTACGAAGCTGCCGAAATTGACGGTGCCTCGCCGTGGAAGCAGTTCTGGAATGTCACGGTGCCCCTGCTCAAACCCGTGATGATTCCGGCAATTACGCTGGGCATCGTGTGGACATTCAACAACATCAACATTGTGTGGCTGGTGACGAATGGCGGACAACCGGCGGACTCCACGCACATCCTTGTCAGCTACGTGTACCGCGCGGCGTTCAATCTCTATCGCTACGGATACGCTGCCGCATTCAGTTTCGTGATATTCCTGCTGCTTGCGGGATGGAGCCTGCTGTTCATGCGTCGCACTTCGGCAACGGAAACGGTGTATTGA
- a CDS encoding sugar ABC transporter permease translates to MQKKDSPLFLAFVYIVVIFFVAIAVFPILQVLSISLRPESTLLSSSLAIIPDNATLDNYIELLTERPFLTWVWNSFFVTVVVVLTGVTLASTAGYAFSRFRFPGRRAGMLSLLITQMFPATMLLLPLYIMMAKLQLINSFVGLIIIYSSTALPFCVWQMKGYYDTIPFSLEEAARIDGLGRFGSFYRVVLPLAAPALVITALFSFMAAWTEYVVAAQVLYYEDMFTLPIGLKMFQSNMSTEWGLYSAGALLVSIPAVLLFLFLSRWLVSGLTLGSVKG, encoded by the coding sequence ATGCAGAAAAAAGATTCTCCCCTCTTCCTGGCCTTTGTCTACATCGTGGTGATTTTCTTCGTCGCCATCGCTGTCTTCCCCATTCTTCAGGTGCTGAGTATCAGCCTGCGTCCTGAATCCACCTTGTTGAGCAGCAGCCTGGCCATCATACCCGACAACGCGACATTGGATAATTACATCGAACTGCTGACGGAACGGCCGTTCCTGACCTGGGTGTGGAACAGCTTTTTCGTCACCGTGGTGGTTGTGCTCACCGGTGTCACACTTGCGTCGACGGCGGGATATGCGTTCTCGCGATTTCGCTTTCCGGGCCGACGGGCGGGAATGCTGAGCCTGCTTATCACGCAGATGTTTCCCGCGACCATGCTGCTGCTGCCGCTGTATATCATGATGGCGAAGCTGCAGCTGATCAACAGTTTTGTGGGACTCATCATCATTTACTCTTCCACCGCACTCCCATTTTGCGTCTGGCAGATGAAAGGGTATTACGACACCATACCCTTCAGCCTGGAAGAAGCAGCGCGTATTGACGGACTCGGACGCTTTGGTTCGTTCTACCGCGTGGTACTGCCGCTGGCGGCGCCGGCGCTGGTGATTACGGCGCTCTTTTCCTTCATGGCTGCGTGGACCGAATACGTCGTCGCGGCACAGGTACTGTATTACGAAGACATGTTCACACTGCCGATCGGACTCAAGATGTTTCAGTCCAACATGAGCACGGAATGGGGACTGTACTCCGCCGGCGCATTGCTCGTCAGCATTCCCGCCGTGCTGCTGTTTCTGTTTCTCAGCCGATGGCTGGTGAGCGGACTCACACTCGGCAGCGTCAAGGGTTAA
- a CDS encoding universal stress protein, which translates to MPQITRIVVPIDFSEYSKRAFRYAVDFAQTFHAELVLVYVVEPVIYPADFSFGQVALPSVERELHEKGKEQLEALQKREIPEGIASRSVIRSGKPFVEIIQLAKEENAELIIIATHGHSGIEHALFGSTAEKVVRKAPCPVLSIRSPEREFVMP; encoded by the coding sequence ATGCCACAGATCACGCGCATTGTCGTCCCCATCGACTTTTCCGAGTACTCCAAACGTGCGTTTCGTTACGCCGTGGATTTCGCGCAGACCTTCCACGCTGAACTCGTGCTGGTCTATGTTGTCGAACCGGTGATTTATCCGGCGGACTTCAGTTTCGGACAGGTCGCTTTGCCTTCTGTCGAGCGCGAGCTGCATGAGAAGGGAAAGGAGCAATTGGAAGCCCTGCAGAAAAGGGAAATACCGGAAGGGATCGCTTCGCGAAGCGTCATCCGATCCGGTAAACCTTTTGTGGAGATCATTCAGCTGGCGAAAGAAGAAAATGCTGAGTTGATCATCATTGCGACGCACGGACACTCGGGAATCGAACATGCATTGTTCGGAAGCACCGCGGAGAAAGTCGTGCGCAAGGCTCCCTGTCCCGTTCTTTCCATCCGCAGTCCCGAGCGCGAATTCGTGATGCCCTGA
- the ugpC gene encoding sn-glycerol-3-phosphate ABC transporter ATP-binding protein UgpC, with amino-acid sequence MAEVRLRAVQKVYGKNPPTIPDLDLDIPDGEFMVLVGPSGCGKSTTLRMVAGLEDATDGDIYIGDRRVNDVAPKDRDIAMVFQNYALYPHMNVRENMAFGLKLRKFARSEINARVEEAAELLEITSLLERKPKELSGGQRQRVALGRAIVRKPTVFLFDEPLSNLDAKLRVQMRTEIKKLHQRLKTTMIYVTHDQVEAMTMGDRITVMKEGVIHQIDTPVTLYRKPADTFVAGFIGSPGMNFITMSVSKTTPLLLEEGSFSFPFPMEEDTRGDRIAEAREALESCRGKQIVLGIRPEHMHTSPEECAFPVKLTLQHEVSEMLGSEMYLYLQSAQHRVVVRSTQLQQHELGADVSVYLDLAQAHYFDSANGLRLA; translated from the coding sequence ATGGCTGAGGTGCGATTACGCGCGGTACAGAAAGTCTACGGGAAAAATCCCCCGACCATTCCGGATCTCGATCTGGACATACCTGACGGGGAATTCATGGTGCTGGTGGGTCCTTCTGGCTGCGGAAAGTCCACCACGCTGCGCATGGTCGCCGGACTCGAGGACGCAACCGACGGGGACATCTACATCGGTGACCGGCGTGTGAACGACGTTGCACCGAAGGATCGCGATATCGCCATGGTCTTCCAGAATTACGCGCTGTATCCGCATATGAATGTGCGGGAGAATATGGCGTTCGGACTCAAACTACGGAAGTTTGCACGCAGCGAAATCAATGCACGTGTGGAGGAAGCCGCGGAACTTCTGGAAATAACCTCCCTGCTTGAGCGCAAACCGAAGGAGTTGTCTGGGGGACAGCGGCAGCGTGTGGCACTGGGACGCGCCATTGTGCGCAAGCCTACCGTCTTCCTGTTTGATGAACCTCTGTCAAACCTCGATGCCAAACTGCGTGTCCAAATGCGGACCGAGATCAAGAAGCTGCATCAGCGGCTCAAGACGACGATGATTTACGTGACGCACGACCAGGTGGAAGCCATGACCATGGGCGACCGCATCACCGTCATGAAGGAAGGCGTCATTCACCAGATCGACACTCCCGTGACGTTGTATCGTAAACCTGCCGATACTTTCGTGGCCGGTTTTATCGGGAGTCCAGGCATGAACTTCATTACCATGTCCGTTTCCAAAACCACTCCACTGCTGCTTGAAGAAGGCAGTTTCAGTTTCCCCTTCCCGATGGAGGAAGACACACGTGGTGATCGCATCGCCGAGGCGCGTGAAGCGCTGGAGAGCTGCCGTGGAAAGCAAATCGTACTCGGTATTCGTCCTGAACACATGCACACGTCGCCGGAGGAGTGTGCGTTTCCCGTCAAGCTTACTCTGCAGCATGAAGTATCCGAAATGCTCGGCAGCGAAATGTATCTCTACCTGCAAAGTGCGCAGCACCGCGTCGTCGTCCGCTCGACACAACTGCAGCAACATGAACTCGGCGCAGACGTGTCGGTGTACCTCGATCTCGCTCAGGCCCATTATTTTGACAGCGCAAACGGACTCCGACTTGCCTGA